DNA sequence from the Trueperaceae bacterium genome:
CGCCTGGATGCGCCGCACGAGCGCCGGCACGTCGGCCGGCAGCGCGTCGCGCGCACCGGTGACGCCGGTGACCGACACCGCGTACACGAACCCGCGGCAGGCGGCGGTGACCGCCGCGATCCGCGCGTCGGTGGAGGTCGGCGCCAGCAGGAACGTCGTCGCCAGGTCCGCGGCGCGGGCCGCGTCGATCAACGTCTCCGCCTCCTCCGGCGGGAGGTCGGGCAGGATCAGCCCGTCCGCGCCGGCCGCCGCGACGTCGCGGACGAAGCCGGCTTCGCCGCCGCCGGCGTAACAGAAGATCGGGTTGTAGTACGTCATGACCAGCAGCGGCACGTCGGTCTCCGCGCGCACCGTACGGATCATGTCCAGGACGTCGGCGGTGCGGACGCCGGCAGCGAGCGCCGCCTCGCTCGAGCGTTGGATCGTGGGGCCGTCACCGAGCGGATCGGAGTACGGCAGCCCGATCTCGATCAGGTCGGCGTACGGACGCAACGCCCGCACCGCCTCCAGGAACCCGGCCCGGTCGGGATGGCCGGCGGTCAGGTAGGGCACGAAGGCGGCGCGGTCCTCCGCCTTCGCGGCGGCGAAGGCCGCCTCGATGCGGCCGCTCACGACGGCGCCCCCACGTCGCCGGCGACGTCCGCCCCGAGGTTCAGCACGCGCATCGCTTCGTTGACGTCCTTGTCGCCGCGGCCCGAGAGGTTCACGACGACGTCCGCACCGGGTGGCAGCTGCGGGGCGAGGTCGTCGAGGTACGCCAGCGCGTGGCTGGTCTCGAGCGCCGGGAGGATGCCCTCCTCCCGCGCGAACCGTTGGAAGGCGGTGAGCGCCGCTCCGTCGTCCACCCCGACGTACTCCGCGAGGCCGGCGTCGGCGTAGTACGAGTGCTCCGGCCCGACGCCGGGGTAGTCCAGCCCGGCCGACACCGAGTGCGCCGGCGCGATCTGGCCGTCGTCGTCCGACAGGAGGTACATCATCGCGCCGTGCAGCACCCCGCGCTTGCCGGCGCTGATGCTGGCGGCGTGCGCGCCGCTGTCGACGCCGTGCCCGGCCGCCTCGACGCCGATCAGGCGCGGGCGTTCGGCGTCGGGCAGGTACGCGAACGGGGCGAAGATGCCGATCGCGTTGCTGCCGCCCCCCACGCACGCCACGACGGCGTCGGGCACGTCGCGGCCGGTCCGCTCGCGCAGCTGCCGCATCGTTTCCTCCCCGACGACCGCTTGGAAGTCCCGCACGATCCGCGGGTAGGGGTGCGGCCCGACGACGGACCCGATGACGTAGAACGTGTCGCGGACGTTCGTCACCCAGTCGCGGATCGCTTCGTTCGTCGCGTCCTTCAGGGTCCGCGTCCCGCTCGTGACCGGCACGACCTCCGCGCCGAGGAGGCGCATGCGCACGACGTTCAGCGCCTGCCGGCGGACGTCCTCCTCGCCCATGTACACGACGCACGGCAGGCCGAACATCGCGGCGGCGGTCGCCGTCGCGACGCCGTGCTGGCCGGCGCCGGTTTCCGCGATGATGCGGGTCTTGCCCATGCGCTTGGCGAGCAGGACCTGCCCGATCGTGTTGTTGATCTTGTGCGCGCCGGTGTGGTTGAGGTCCTCGCGTTTGAGCCACACGCGGATCCCCAAGCGTTCGCTCGTGCGCGTCGCTTCGCTCAGGAGGCTCGGGCGGCCCACCGCGTCGCGCAACGCGTCGGCGAGCCGCGCGGCGAACGCCGGATCGCGGATCGCGTCGTGGTGGGCGGCCGCCAGTTCGTCGAGGGCGGGAATGAGGGTTTCGGGGACGTACCGGCCGCCGTACGCGCCGAAGCGGCCACGGGCGTCGGGATGGGGAAAATCGAAGGTCGGGGCGTGCGTCATGACGTCACCTCTCGCGGGGGGCTCGTCGCGGCGTGCGCGTCGAGGGAAGCTCGAGCGTCGGGCGAGCGGGGCCGTCGGGAGGGCGCGGACCTACGTCCGGTCGCGCGGGGGGACCGACGACCCGCGACGCCACCAGCGCTGGTGGCGGCGTTTGAACGCGCGGGGGGTGCGGACCCGAGGTCGTGCACGCATGCCCCGAGTCTACGCGCCGTCCGGCTTCGCGTCCAGCGGGTCGGCGACCGGGTCCGAGGCGGGATCCGAGCCTGCGTGGCTCGCCCCCTCGGGGGGCGCGGGGGGCGGCCCCGCCGGCGCCGGGCCCCCCTCCAACCACGCCAGCGCCGCCGGGGTCGTCACGACCGGGTGCGCCGGTAGGGCGTCCAACGCGAAGGTCGCTGCGACGTCCTCCACCGTAAGGGGGGTCGGGCGGGGGACGAGCCCGAGCGTCCAGGCGAGGAACCCCACCACCCGCTCCGGTGGGACGCCGCGCGAGCGCATCTCGTGCAGCGTGCCGCTCCCCCGCCGCTTCGCGAGGCGGTGGCCGTCGGCGTCCAGCAACAACGGGACGTGCAGGAACGCCGGTGGGCGCGTCCCGAGGTGCCGCTGCAGGTGCACCTGCAGCGCGGCGGAGGG
Encoded proteins:
- the trpB gene encoding tryptophan synthase subunit beta, with translation MTHAPTFDFPHPDARGRFGAYGGRYVPETLIPALDELAAAHHDAIRDPAFAARLADALRDAVGRPSLLSEATRTSERLGIRVWLKREDLNHTGAHKINNTIGQVLLAKRMGKTRIIAETGAGQHGVATATAAAMFGLPCVVYMGEEDVRRQALNVVRMRLLGAEVVPVTSGTRTLKDATNEAIRDWVTNVRDTFYVIGSVVGPHPYPRIVRDFQAVVGEETMRQLRERTGRDVPDAVVACVGGGSNAIGIFAPFAYLPDAERPRLIGVEAAGHGVDSGAHAASISAGKRGVLHGAMMYLLSDDDGQIAPAHSVSAGLDYPGVGPEHSYYADAGLAEYVGVDDGAALTAFQRFAREEGILPALETSHALAYLDDLAPQLPPGADVVVNLSGRGDKDVNEAMRVLNLGADVAGDVGAPS
- the trpA gene encoding tryptophan synthase subunit alpha — its product is MSGRIEAAFAAAKAEDRAAFVPYLTAGHPDRAGFLEAVRALRPYADLIEIGLPYSDPLGDGPTIQRSSEAALAAGVRTADVLDMIRTVRAETDVPLLVMTYYNPIFCYAGGGEAGFVRDVAAAGADGLILPDLPPEEAETLIDAARAADLATTFLLAPTSTDARIAAVTAACRGFVYAVSVTGVTGARDALPADVPALVRRIQAASDLPVAVGFGVSGAATARPVADAADGVVVGSALVRTLAEGGDLAALAAEIAGACRRTPVAG